A segment of the Limnochordia bacterium genome:
CACTGCCTGTAGACATGGGTAGTCTCCCCCTTATTTGTTTCCCTAGGTCGAATAATATGGGAAAGCTTTTCAATTTCATCAAGGGCTACAAGCTTGTTCCATCCAGCCCGAATTACCTTGATTAGACGGGGTAGGGGTGTACGTTTGGAATTAACCTTTCGGATGTTATTAAAGAAGTCGCGCCAACCAAAACGGGGTAGTTCAAAGATAATCATCTCGAAATCATAACCAAGATCCTTAAGGATCACATCGTGCAAATTGCCGTAGAGCCCTGCCCTACAAGGACCACATCCGCCACTGGTTACGAGGGTGTTGGCTCCTGCTTCTAGGGCCTCGATATATGTTCCTAAGACAATCTTGTAGGGAACACAGGCAAACTCAGGGGAATACCTTGCTCCAAGACTGAGGGTTTTTTCCGTGGGCTTGGGTGGGAAGACCACCTCATTGCCCAGTCCTTCCATCACGTCACGAAACACAACTGATGAATTACCCATGCTAGGAAAGCTGATCTTACGCACTGGTATTTCCCCCCTCTAATCGTTGTTGACGACTGATCATATCACAGAAGGCTTCCAATCTCGTGAGCATCCCGCTGCTGCCGGATTGCTCGTCAATGGTAGCTGTGAGAAAAGGAATACCCTTTTCCTTAGCTTGTCCTTCCAGTAGTCGATTGACCAGAAAGTCTGGTCCGCAGCCGAAGGCGGTCACATGGATAACGCCATCAACTGGTACGTGCCCCTCAAAAACGTAGGCGGCAGCCTTCAGGATGGTATCGCTGAAATACCAAAAGACTGACTTACTATTCCAGTATTTTTGTTTATAGACCGCATCAAAGGGTAGGTTCTCGTAGGTAAAATACTCTACGCCGTAGTTCTCCAAGTGCTCAGTTAAGTTCATACTGATGTATTGGTCGTTAATAATATACGGGTAACCTAAGATGGCCAGTCGCAGGGAATCTGTTTGTGGGTTTGGTGTTTCCTTGACCGGTCGATCGTCTACAGCCCGCAGAGCATTTTTTACCGACATACCACCTTGAAGCATCGCATGATAGGCCTGATGAGCTTC
Coding sequences within it:
- a CDS encoding acyl-CoA dehydratase activase-related protein, producing the protein MLDMTVGIPRGLFFYTFYPMWKTFFHELGVRVIVSPQTTKNILDAGVEETVTDACIPIKVYHGHVEALKEQADYIFIPRMVNYRGKQTFCPKFLGLPDMVRYSLQDLPPIISPRVAVRGSKKRLFEAFCETGIYFTDDRKRIKQAGQAALEAHQAYHAMLQGGMSVKNALRAVDDRPVKETPNPQTDSLRLAILGYPYIINDQYISMNLTEHLENYGVEYFTYENLPFDAVYKQKYWNSKSVFWYFSDTILKAAAYVFEGHVPVDGVIHVTAFGCGPDFLVNRLLEGQAKEKGIPFLTATIDEQSGSSGMLTRLEAFCDMISRQQRLEGGNTSA